A region of uncultured Draconibacterium sp. DNA encodes the following proteins:
- the sucC gene encoding ADP-forming succinate--CoA ligase subunit beta, translated as MKIHEYQARNLFRKYGIPVPEGVVCHTVDEVKQNVSDKDKLRVIKAQVHVGGRGKAGGVKLANTKAEAVEKAEQILGMDIKGITVEKVLVADAVDIEKEFYVGLINDRNTKSVTLMASAEGGVEIEEVAKVSPEKIIKMPIDPSMGLMPWQARKIAIQLFADPKEIRQCANILVKLYQLYVDTDSSLAEINPLVLTPDKQVLAIDGKMNFDDNALYRQKEILSMREADKDELKEIEANAKGLSYIKLDGNIGCMVNGAGLAMATMDMIKLYGGEPANFLDIGGSSNPQKVVDAMNILLSDQNVNSVMINIFGGITRCDDVARGLVIALDQIKTDVPIVIRLSGTNAKEGLEIIKQTGLPVVETMREAAQTAIELSKK; from the coding sequence AGCCCGAAATTTATTCAGGAAGTACGGGATTCCTGTGCCGGAAGGTGTTGTTTGCCACACGGTTGATGAAGTAAAACAAAATGTGTCGGACAAAGACAAACTGCGTGTTATTAAAGCGCAGGTACATGTTGGAGGACGCGGAAAAGCCGGCGGCGTAAAATTGGCGAATACAAAAGCCGAGGCCGTTGAAAAAGCCGAACAAATTCTTGGAATGGACATAAAAGGCATTACCGTTGAAAAAGTACTGGTTGCCGATGCGGTGGACATTGAAAAGGAATTTTATGTTGGTTTAATCAACGACAGGAACACCAAGTCGGTAACGCTGATGGCCAGTGCCGAAGGAGGTGTTGAAATTGAAGAAGTAGCAAAAGTTTCGCCGGAGAAAATCATTAAAATGCCTATCGATCCGTCGATGGGATTAATGCCCTGGCAGGCACGTAAAATTGCCATTCAGTTATTTGCCGATCCAAAAGAAATCAGACAGTGTGCCAATATACTGGTGAAACTTTACCAGCTTTATGTTGATACCGATTCATCGCTGGCAGAGATCAACCCGCTGGTTCTTACACCGGATAAGCAGGTTTTGGCTATCGATGGTAAAATGAATTTTGATGACAACGCCTTGTATCGTCAGAAAGAAATTTTGAGCATGCGCGAGGCTGATAAAGATGAGCTGAAAGAAATTGAAGCAAATGCAAAAGGTCTTTCGTACATTAAACTCGATGGAAATATTGGTTGTATGGTAAACGGTGCCGGTCTGGCAATGGCTACCATGGATATGATTAAATTATATGGCGGCGAACCTGCCAACTTCCTTGATATTGGTGGTTCTTCGAATCCGCAAAAAGTGGTGGATGCCATGAATATTTTGCTGAGCGACCAGAATGTAAACTCGGTAATGATTAACATTTTTGGAGGTATTACCCGTTGCGACGATGTTGCTCGCGGTTTGGTAATCGCACTCGATCAGATAAAAACTGATGTGCCAATTGTAATTCGTTTGTCGGGAACCAACGCCAAAGAAGGCCTGGAGATTATTAAGCAAACAGGATTGCCGGTTGTTGAAACCATGCGCGAAGCGGCTCAAACAGCAATAGAGTTAAGTAAAAAGTAA